The following are encoded together in the Streptomyces sp. NBC_00358 genome:
- a CDS encoding PP2C family protein-serine/threonine phosphatase, with the protein MNFRAGLDLRRSWRPGHAPALAVIPVGLIVAVCVVDTLLPEHIHLGPLLVAAPAITVAFAGARMTALMGGLAVAAQVLIGTVRGGLTSANIQAQIAALIVVSAICVFICVVRDRSERQLDRVRSVAAVAQGVLLQPLPTHAGPLRIAGMYIPAEEEADLGGDLYAAARTAHGSTRLLIGDVRGHGLAAINNSALLLGAFRAAAHRQATLPQLAVHLDAAFRWDANQWRSHEDHDANEDFATATLLDIPDHEPVVHVITCGHPPPLRLHGTHLTPLTTDASHLPIGFGGAFGVTSYQVQTFPFEAGDLLLLYTDGVIEARNTAGHFYPFTERAPRWTRDEPDQLLRHLRDDLRAHLHEHLNDDAAVVAIRRATS; encoded by the coding sequence ATGAACTTTCGAGCGGGGCTGGACCTGCGGCGTTCCTGGCGGCCGGGGCACGCACCGGCGCTGGCCGTGATCCCCGTGGGGTTGATCGTTGCCGTGTGCGTGGTGGATACGCTGCTTCCCGAGCACATCCATCTCGGTCCGCTGCTGGTGGCAGCGCCCGCGATCACGGTCGCGTTCGCCGGAGCCCGTATGACGGCGCTCATGGGAGGTCTCGCCGTGGCCGCCCAGGTGCTGATCGGCACGGTCAGAGGAGGCCTGACCAGTGCCAACATCCAGGCTCAGATCGCCGCTCTGATCGTCGTCTCCGCCATATGCGTCTTCATCTGCGTGGTGCGCGACCGAAGCGAGCGCCAGCTGGACCGCGTGCGGTCGGTCGCCGCGGTCGCGCAGGGGGTGCTGCTGCAGCCGCTGCCCACACACGCCGGGCCCCTGCGGATCGCCGGCATGTACATCCCGGCTGAGGAAGAGGCCGACCTGGGCGGGGATTTGTACGCCGCCGCCCGAACCGCCCACGGCAGCACGCGGCTCCTCATCGGCGACGTCCGCGGCCACGGCCTGGCCGCGATCAACAACTCCGCCCTGCTGCTCGGCGCCTTCCGCGCAGCCGCCCATCGGCAAGCCACACTCCCCCAGCTCGCTGTCCACCTGGACGCCGCGTTCCGCTGGGACGCCAACCAGTGGCGATCACACGAAGACCATGACGCCAACGAGGACTTCGCCACCGCCACGCTGCTCGACATTCCCGACCACGAACCCGTCGTCCACGTCATCACCTGCGGCCACCCGCCCCCGCTCCGCCTCCACGGAACACACCTCACCCCCCTCACCACCGACGCGAGCCACCTCCCGATCGGATTCGGCGGAGCCTTCGGCGTCACCTCCTACCAGGTCCAGACCTTCCCCTTCGAGGCCGGGGATCTCCTGCTGCTCTACACAGACGGCGTCATCGAAGCCCGCAACACCGCCGGACACTTCTACCCCTTCACCGAAAGAGCCCCGCGGTGGACCAGAGACGAACCGGACCAGCTGCTGCGTCATCTCCGAGACGATCTGCGGGCACACCTTCACGAGCACCTCAACGACGATGCCGCCGTCGTCGCGATCCGTCGCGCGACAAGCTGA
- a CDS encoding HEAT repeat domain-containing protein, producing the protein MELPTALAGLDAHPWSTVNHAYGPAEDLPGLLRTFAEGGEDAAEALDELYGSIVHQGTVYAASVDAAPYLARIAASGRQTVDALRLLGCLAESEDEYDVEPGAVRTAVTAQLPLLITLLADEDPAVRQAAGWTVGHTRDTWTALPAVRARLAAESEPAVRAELLTAYGRLDRAGAVAEARALLGPDTPAPLRLAAVFAALDAEEPWLAAHRDAVLGLLPARETARSGYADEHREPLRTIVGILLGRDTDADRESALALLDAALRDERSEVRAEALWAADRACTLSRSAPQRLIPAIAPLATEWAAAQLLGKIGPAAAEAAPVLAELAAQPDDEAADQALAALVLVAPQAAAPLLARALGRRPRAMQCAAGSHAPADAPFPFDPELFAAVRARLAAKALEGPEGCKDRGCSTTEDHNDTAGLVHLLRRWGPQAVAALPEMCAVLPRFPYAATAITAVAADSGPEQREQAATALRACARKLFVAQALHELTGETGPLFAAAEAALATGVRGAIDGARAVADLGPAAARLIPALRTALGRTIDRDTTPEVDADLALALALWRIAGEAAEVVPVLASVFDRSEGRQWFHWTAARAAREIAVLGLAGRPLTARLQALLDDPAQAPSAVLGLLAVADPAGLDRTRLAEAALHSAETRADLKGACDALRALGAAALTLEQHDRLAALATGDRRLVVSGSDHAMIREDERLRAALASVLDRPFCQSTSAGPTPSSSVARAPEST; encoded by the coding sequence ATGGAGCTCCCCACCGCCCTCGCCGGGCTCGACGCCCACCCCTGGTCCACCGTCAACCACGCCTACGGCCCCGCCGAGGACCTGCCCGGGTTGTTGCGCACCTTCGCCGAGGGCGGTGAGGATGCCGCGGAGGCACTGGACGAGCTGTACGGCTCGATCGTGCACCAGGGCACCGTGTACGCGGCCAGCGTCGACGCCGCCCCGTACCTCGCCCGAATCGCAGCCTCCGGTCGGCAGACCGTCGACGCGCTCCGGCTGCTCGGCTGCCTCGCCGAGAGCGAGGACGAGTACGACGTCGAGCCGGGCGCCGTTCGGACCGCCGTGACCGCCCAACTGCCGCTGCTCATAACGTTGCTGGCCGATGAGGACCCCGCCGTCCGGCAGGCGGCCGGCTGGACGGTCGGGCACACCCGGGACACCTGGACCGCCCTGCCCGCCGTGCGGGCCCGCCTGGCCGCCGAGAGCGAGCCCGCCGTCCGGGCCGAACTCCTCACCGCGTACGGCCGGTTGGACCGCGCGGGCGCCGTTGCCGAGGCCCGCGCCCTGCTCGGCCCGGACACGCCCGCGCCGCTGCGCCTGGCCGCTGTGTTCGCTGCGTTGGACGCCGAGGAGCCGTGGCTCGCCGCGCACCGCGACGCCGTCCTTGGCCTATTGCCCGCGCGCGAGACGGCCAGGTCCGGCTACGCGGACGAGCACCGGGAGCCGCTGCGCACTATCGTCGGAATCCTGCTGGGGCGGGACACCGACGCGGACCGCGAGAGTGCCCTCGCACTGCTCGACGCCGCGCTGCGTGACGAGCGCTCCGAGGTGCGGGCCGAGGCTCTGTGGGCGGCCGACCGCGCCTGCACCCTGTCCCGCAGCGCCCCGCAGCGGCTGATCCCCGCGATCGCCCCGCTCGCCACCGAATGGGCGGCCGCCCAACTGCTGGGCAAGATCGGCCCGGCCGCCGCCGAGGCCGCTCCCGTCCTCGCCGAACTCGCCGCGCAGCCGGACGACGAGGCGGCCGACCAGGCCCTCGCCGCGCTCGTCCTGGTGGCGCCACAGGCCGCTGCCCCACTGCTGGCCCGGGCTCTCGGCCGGCGCCCGCGCGCCATGCAGTGCGCCGCCGGGTCCCACGCCCCGGCCGATGCGCCCTTCCCGTTCGACCCGGAACTGTTCGCCGCGGTCCGCGCTCGTCTGGCCGCCAAGGCGCTGGAGGGCCCCGAGGGGTGCAAGGACCGCGGTTGCTCGACGACCGAGGACCACAACGACACCGCCGGGCTGGTCCACCTGCTGCGGCGATGGGGCCCACAGGCCGTCGCGGCGCTGCCCGAAATGTGCGCCGTCCTGCCCCGGTTCCCGTACGCCGCCACCGCAATCACCGCCGTCGCCGCCGACAGCGGGCCGGAACAGCGCGAACAGGCCGCCACCGCCCTGCGGGCCTGCGCCCGGAAGCTGTTCGTGGCGCAAGCACTGCACGAGCTGACCGGCGAGACCGGGCCGCTGTTCGCCGCCGCCGAGGCAGCGCTCGCCACGGGTGTGCGCGGCGCCATCGATGGTGCCCGCGCCGTGGCCGACCTCGGCCCGGCGGCCGCCCGCCTCATCCCGGCCCTGCGGACGGCGCTCGGCCGCACCATCGACCGCGACACCACGCCGGAGGTGGACGCCGACCTCGCCCTGGCGCTCGCCCTGTGGCGGATCGCCGGTGAGGCGGCCGAGGTCGTCCCGGTGCTGGCCTCGGTGTTCGACAGAAGCGAGGGCCGGCAGTGGTTCCACTGGACGGCCGCCCGCGCCGCCCGCGAGATCGCCGTGCTCGGCCTGGCCGGGCGCCCGCTGACCGCCCGGCTCCAAGCTCTCCTAGACGACCCGGCCCAAGCACCCTCGGCCGTTCTCGGGCTGCTCGCCGTCGCCGATCCGGCCGGCCTCGACCGCACCCGGCTCGCCGAGGCGGCGCTGCACTCGGCCGAGACCCGCGCCGACCTCAAGGGCGCCTGCGACGCCCTGCGGGCGCTCGGCGCCGCCGCCCTGACACTGGAGCAGCACGACCGGCTGGCCGCGCTCGCCACCGGGGACCGTCGCCTGGTCGTCTCCGGGTCCGACCATGCGATGATCCGCGAGGACGAACGGCTGCGCGCCGCGCTGGCGTCTGTTCTCGACCGGCCCTTCTGCCAGTCGACATCGGCTGGCCCGACGCCCAGCAGCTCCGTGGCCCGAGCTCCGGAGTCCACATAG
- a CDS encoding acyl-CoA dehydrogenase family protein, producing MIGTPPESPDHLRTPQLRTADLFADFVEREAPSVPLPGRSTARRFAVLMALGRRDLSLARLAEGHLDAAAILHELDHHRLPAEGERWGVWAARPPGPGTHATRSDRGWTLSGVKPYCSGAHACTHALVSADAEDGYRLFAVALDHPGAQPVEGTWPAIGMAGSDSLEMSFTDVPAKAVGGVECYLERPGFQHGGIGVAACWLGGAHAVAAPLYERGAAGRLTAHAAAHLGVVDVLLNTADAILRQAGEDIDADPLDARDEARVRSLRVRALAEKGCTEVLDHVGRATGAGPLCYDERHARAVADLTVYLRQHHAEADLAELGRLVTADPAEATR from the coding sequence GTGATTGGCACGCCCCCAGAGTCGCCTGATCACCTCCGCACCCCGCAACTGCGCACGGCGGATCTGTTCGCCGACTTCGTCGAGCGCGAGGCCCCGAGCGTGCCGCTGCCAGGCCGCTCGACGGCGCGCCGCTTCGCCGTCCTCATGGCCCTGGGGCGGCGGGACCTGTCGCTTGCACGGCTCGCCGAGGGGCACCTGGACGCTGCGGCGATCCTGCACGAACTGGACCACCATCGCCTGCCCGCCGAAGGGGAGCGGTGGGGAGTGTGGGCCGCGCGCCCACCGGGTCCCGGCACGCACGCGACGCGCAGCGATCGGGGGTGGACGCTCAGTGGCGTGAAGCCCTACTGCTCCGGTGCCCACGCCTGCACTCACGCTCTGGTGAGCGCGGACGCCGAGGACGGCTACCGGCTGTTCGCCGTCGCGCTGGACCACCCGGGCGCGCAGCCCGTGGAAGGGACGTGGCCGGCGATCGGTATGGCCGGGAGCGACAGCCTGGAGATGTCCTTCACGGATGTACCCGCGAAGGCCGTCGGCGGGGTGGAGTGCTATCTGGAGCGGCCCGGTTTCCAGCACGGTGGAATCGGTGTCGCGGCCTGCTGGCTGGGCGGTGCCCACGCCGTCGCCGCGCCGTTGTACGAGCGAGGCGCGGCTGGACGTTTGACCGCGCACGCGGCCGCCCATCTCGGAGTGGTTGATGTGCTGCTGAACACGGCGGACGCAATCCTGCGGCAAGCGGGTGAGGACATCGACGCCGATCCTCTCGACGCACGTGACGAAGCGCGGGTGCGCAGTCTGCGCGTGCGGGCCCTCGCCGAAAAGGGGTGCACCGAGGTACTGGACCACGTGGGGCGTGCCACGGGTGCCGGGCCTTTGTGCTACGACGAACGGCACGCTCGCGCGGTTGCGGACCTGACGGTCTACCTGCGCCAGCACCATGCGGAGGCGGACCTGGCCGAACTCGGCCGCCTGGTGACGGCGGACCCGGCGGAGGCAACACGGTGA
- a CDS encoding Dps family protein — protein MPSEVTPRYTVPGLTVQDAGSLIEVLQQRLHTLNDLHLTLKHVHWNVVGPHFIAVHEMLDPQVDRVRAMADDVAERLAALGGIAHGTPGVLVEERTWKDYSVGRADAIAHLGALDLVYTGLIEDLRAAVKTVGEIDPATEDLLIEQLRDLEQFQWFVRAHLETAGGTLTTADATTETEAAQQAMNQ, from the coding sequence ATGCCTTCCGAGGTCACCCCCCGTTACACCGTCCCGGGCCTCACCGTGCAGGACGCCGGCTCGCTCATCGAGGTGCTCCAGCAGCGCCTGCATACCCTCAACGATCTCCACCTCACCCTCAAGCACGTCCACTGGAACGTGGTGGGCCCGCACTTCATCGCCGTGCACGAGATGCTCGACCCGCAGGTCGACCGCGTTCGCGCCATGGCAGATGACGTCGCCGAGCGCCTCGCCGCCCTGGGAGGCATTGCCCACGGCACCCCGGGCGTCCTGGTCGAAGAGCGAACCTGGAAGGACTACAGCGTCGGCCGCGCCGACGCCATCGCTCACCTCGGCGCGCTCGACCTCGTGTACACCGGACTGATCGAGGACCTGCGCGCCGCGGTCAAGACAGTGGGGGAGATCGACCCGGCCACCGAGGACCTGCTGATCGAGCAACTGCGCGACCTGGAGCAGTTCCAGTGGTTCGTCCGGGCACATCTGGAGACTGCAGGCGGCACGCTCACCACAGCCGATGCCACCACGGAGACGGAAGCCGCCCAGCAGGCCATGAACCAGTGA
- a CDS encoding SDR family NAD(P)-dependent oxidoreductase, which produces MPVPARRHDRSDRQTALITGSARGLGKAIALRYATRGANIVVNYAANREAADTTAAEIERLGVKAFSPQGDMSKVADIEQLFTPALDQFGQIDIAVANAGIELISVPFVEITEDQFDRQLAINTKGTSFTLQAAARHVVDNGLIIYISSSTAALPFAGEVLCGACRRRAGLSPRQRPKSR; this is translated from the coding sequence ATGCCGGTCCCCGCGCGCCGCCATGACCGATCTGACCGGCAGACAGCCCTGATCACAGGCTCCGCGCGAGGCCTCGGTAAAGCGATCGCGCTGCGTTACGCGACCCGCGGCGCCAACATCGTCGTCAACTACGCGGCCAACCGGGAGGCGGCGGACACCACGGCCGCGGAGATCGAGCGACTGGGCGTCAAAGCGTTCTCCCCGCAGGGCGACATGTCCAAGGTGGCCGACATCGAGCAGCTCTTCACCCCGGCCCTCGATCAATTCGGGCAGATCGACATCGCCGTCGCGAACGCCGGCATCGAACTCATCAGCGTTCCCTTCGTCGAGATCACCGAGGACCAGTTCGACCGGCAGCTCGCCATCAACACCAAGGGCACCTCCTTCACCCTTCAGGCAGCGGCCCGCCACGTCGTCGACAACGGCCTGATCATCTACATCAGTTCGAGCACCGCGGCCCTACCGTTCGCCGGTGAAGTGCTGTGCGGCGCCTGCAGACGTAGGGCTGGTCTCTCGCCGCGACAACGTCCGAAAAGCCGCTGA
- a CDS encoding class I SAM-dependent methyltransferase, whose translation MNTPAGYFDEQYARAVDPWHLAERWYDRRKYNLTVAALPRLRYLRAFEPGCSVGVLSELLAARCDQLLSTDRVAAAVEAATRRTSALENVTVKRMIVPEQWPQDSFDLIVLSELLYYFDPSTRSRLLERSAESLGEGGHLVTVHWNHPVAEHTCTGRDIADRLDTLTGLSRLARYDDPDFTLTVHEHRPGPGPVLSPACAEGLA comes from the coding sequence TTGAACACCCCCGCCGGCTACTTCGACGAGCAGTACGCCCGCGCCGTCGACCCCTGGCATCTCGCGGAACGGTGGTACGACCGCCGCAAGTACAACCTCACCGTGGCGGCCCTGCCCCGCCTCCGCTACTTGCGGGCCTTCGAGCCGGGCTGCTCGGTGGGCGTACTGAGCGAACTCCTGGCTGCCCGATGCGATCAGCTGCTCTCCACCGACCGCGTCGCCGCGGCCGTCGAAGCCGCGACTCGACGCACCTCCGCTTTGGAGAACGTCACCGTGAAACGGATGATCGTGCCAGAGCAGTGGCCCCAGGATTCCTTCGATCTGATCGTGCTGTCGGAACTCCTCTACTACTTCGATCCCAGCACACGTTCACGGCTGCTCGAGCGAAGTGCGGAGAGCCTGGGGGAGGGCGGTCACCTGGTCACGGTGCACTGGAATCACCCGGTGGCCGAGCACACCTGCACAGGCCGCGACATCGCCGACCGCCTGGACACCCTGACAGGCCTGAGCCGCCTCGCCCGCTACGACGATCCGGACTTCACCCTCACCGTCCACGAACACCGCCCAGGCCCGGGCCCGGTGCTGTCCCCGGCCTGCGCGGAGGGTCTGGCGTGA
- a CDS encoding glycosyltransferase, whose product MTPAALAVVIPAHNEEHRIHACMRSVHAAVEHVAPMPVVIVVAADACTDATATLAARAGAHVVNTPSRNVGAARAVGIDHALKLLADAGPEVWLAMTDADTTVPATWLTHQVAWAWRGYDAVLGTIRLAPITAGAFRVARHDADYFGTRPLEETEPIWEHPHVHGANLGVSAVAYLRVGGFAPLPTGEDRDLAARLFAAGYRIARTDQHAVHTAARLRGRAPGGLADLLASLHPAPHGPDSVRHRGPEPLGPVKPV is encoded by the coding sequence GTGACCCCCGCAGCCCTCGCTGTCGTCATCCCGGCACACAACGAGGAACACCGCATACATGCCTGTATGCGCAGCGTGCACGCGGCCGTAGAGCACGTGGCGCCGATGCCCGTCGTGATCGTGGTGGCGGCGGATGCCTGCACGGACGCCACAGCGACTCTGGCCGCCCGCGCCGGAGCCCACGTCGTCAATACCCCGAGCCGCAATGTCGGAGCCGCACGGGCGGTCGGCATCGACCACGCCCTGAAGCTGCTGGCAGATGCCGGCCCGGAGGTATGGCTGGCCATGACGGACGCCGACACCACTGTGCCGGCCACGTGGCTCACCCACCAGGTCGCCTGGGCGTGGCGGGGCTACGACGCCGTTCTGGGCACCATCCGCCTCGCCCCCATCACGGCCGGTGCCTTTCGTGTGGCCCGTCACGACGCCGACTACTTCGGCACCCGTCCGCTCGAGGAGACGGAGCCGATATGGGAGCATCCGCACGTCCACGGAGCCAACCTGGGCGTGTCCGCCGTCGCCTACCTGCGGGTGGGCGGCTTCGCACCCCTGCCTACCGGCGAAGACCGCGACCTCGCGGCCCGGCTGTTCGCGGCCGGCTACCGGATCGCCCGTACCGACCAGCATGCCGTGCACACTGCGGCCCGCCTGCGCGGACGGGCTCCCGGCGGCCTGGCGGATCTCCTCGCCTCCCTGCATCCCGCACCGCATGGCCCCGATTCCGTTCGTCACCGCGGTCCTGAACCACTGGGCCCGGTGAAGCCGGTCTGA
- a CDS encoding FUSC family protein produces the protein MPDGLVSPAYAASAALGAYSAGGATFQRTRRPRKVIALGAGAGLALSTFVGYLAAGRLVTFLPLLAVWAFAAGMAWAVGSTAGIVAATTVGSMLVTVTLPTSVGRALEHAGVIALGGVVQAVLILLFPIRRWGAHRDALADALAAVADYARRLRHDPTAPFDPEPLMTARDAAAVTPSQARTRPPVLHGPRGLAERIRPVVAALADPDVGAPAEGPGRDRARELLDAAADVLDAAARSIRRGSPAELPPGSTDVLRVDGEHEVLEGPARQAAERLVELLGEALEIAGSGDARGRTPTPPGPAGAQFLVRPTMLRLVPVVVRAVRRELRRDSPVFRHAVRLAAVATLGYLIATRLPLGHSYWAPLASVMVMRPDFHRTYARAVARFAGTLAGVALATGMVRALGPDAHVFGALAVISAGLSYTLIRTGYAYSQCFTAAYVVFLLGMGGQTWEQTVPERVVLTLLGGALAMLAYVVFPAWETPRLPGRLADWLAANGRYAAAVLRSYAEPTQEHHADMRRALLASRDARAAWQETYDRARQEPVRPRGLTSREAEEAQEALKGFGRAVMLMESHVPRADSRFPEAERFAEALETDTAKAAVDVREHRNPDWGRVEEALHTWEDAAAGNRSPVVRREAELQKRALENLATAVSRTPLERDVGSAREEQRVRAAVAAEGDGSGTAHRGG, from the coding sequence GTGCCGGACGGGCTCGTCTCCCCCGCGTATGCCGCGTCCGCCGCCCTCGGTGCCTACTCCGCGGGTGGGGCCACCTTCCAGCGCACCCGGCGTCCACGCAAGGTGATCGCGCTCGGCGCGGGCGCGGGTCTGGCGCTCAGCACCTTCGTGGGCTACCTGGCGGCGGGGCGACTCGTGACGTTCCTCCCACTGCTGGCCGTATGGGCCTTCGCCGCGGGGATGGCATGGGCCGTCGGATCGACCGCTGGGATCGTCGCAGCGACGACGGTCGGCAGCATGCTGGTGACAGTCACCCTGCCCACGAGCGTCGGACGAGCCCTGGAACACGCCGGGGTCATCGCGCTCGGGGGCGTGGTGCAGGCCGTGCTGATCTTGCTGTTCCCGATCCGCCGCTGGGGGGCGCATCGTGACGCGCTCGCCGACGCCCTGGCCGCCGTGGCGGACTACGCCCGCCGGTTGCGGCACGACCCGACCGCCCCGTTCGACCCGGAGCCGTTGATGACGGCCCGGGACGCGGCCGCCGTGACGCCGTCACAGGCCCGCACCCGTCCCCCCGTCCTCCACGGCCCCCGAGGACTCGCCGAGCGCATTCGGCCGGTCGTCGCCGCGCTCGCCGACCCGGACGTCGGCGCCCCGGCGGAGGGACCCGGGAGGGACCGCGCGCGGGAGTTGCTCGACGCGGCCGCCGACGTCCTGGATGCGGCCGCTCGTTCGATCCGCCGCGGCAGTCCCGCCGAGTTGCCACCCGGGAGCACGGACGTCCTGCGTGTCGACGGGGAGCACGAGGTGCTGGAGGGCCCCGCGCGACAGGCCGCCGAGCGGCTCGTGGAACTGCTCGGCGAGGCGTTGGAGATCGCCGGGAGCGGCGACGCGCGCGGCAGGACGCCCACGCCGCCCGGCCCTGCCGGCGCCCAGTTCCTGGTGCGCCCGACAATGCTCCGGCTGGTCCCGGTCGTCGTCCGGGCGGTCCGCCGTGAGCTCCGGCGGGACTCGCCCGTGTTCCGGCACGCCGTCCGCCTGGCGGCGGTGGCCACGCTCGGCTACCTGATCGCCACCCGGCTGCCCCTCGGCCACAGCTACTGGGCGCCCCTCGCCTCGGTGATGGTGATGCGGCCGGACTTCCACCGGACGTACGCGCGCGCGGTGGCCCGTTTCGCCGGGACCCTGGCGGGGGTCGCGCTCGCCACCGGGATGGTGCGGGCCCTGGGCCCGGACGCCCATGTGTTCGGCGCGCTGGCGGTGATCTCGGCAGGCCTGTCGTACACGCTGATCCGTACCGGCTACGCCTACTCCCAGTGCTTCACTGCCGCGTACGTCGTCTTCCTGCTCGGCATGGGCGGCCAGACGTGGGAGCAGACGGTCCCTGAGCGGGTGGTGCTCACCCTGCTCGGCGGGGCCCTGGCAATGCTGGCCTACGTGGTGTTCCCCGCGTGGGAGACGCCCCGGCTGCCGGGCCGGCTCGCGGACTGGCTCGCCGCCAACGGCCGCTACGCGGCCGCGGTGCTCCGCAGCTACGCCGAACCGACCCAGGAGCATCACGCCGACATGCGCAGGGCACTGCTGGCGAGCAGGGATGCACGTGCCGCCTGGCAGGAGACATACGACCGGGCAAGGCAGGAACCGGTCCGCCCCAGGGGTCTGACGTCGCGCGAGGCGGAGGAGGCGCAAGAGGCGCTGAAGGGGTTCGGCCGGGCGGTGATGCTCATGGAGAGCCACGTCCCGCGGGCCGACAGCCGTTTCCCCGAGGCGGAGCGGTTCGCCGAGGCCCTGGAGACGGACACCGCGAAGGCAGCGGTCGACGTGCGCGAGCACAGGAATCCGGACTGGGGGCGTGTGGAGGAGGCGCTCCACACGTGGGAGGACGCTGCCGCCGGCAACCGGAGCCCGGTCGTACGGCGCGAGGCGGAACTGCAAAAACGGGCCTTGGAAAACCTCGCGACGGCCGTGAGTCGCACACCCCTGGAACGGGACGTCGGCTCTGCTCGCGAGGAACAGCGGGTGCGGGCTGCCGTGGCAGCGGAAGGTGACGGATCAGGCACCGCGCACCGGGGTGGGTGA
- a CDS encoding PIG-L deacetylase family protein translates to METADAARLAAAAAIDSPGTDEAEWQAARLPDHLPHLVLPTGPVVVVAAHPDDEVLGFGGAMATLLDAAVAVHTVCLSDGEASHGPASPSAREQLAARRRGELAAALGELGDLPAPVHAALPDTGLDEYETRAQAVIGEVLAAVGAAVCVAPWVGDLHSDHEAAGRAAERAGRDRSTPVWFYPVWMWHWARPCDPRVPWNRACVLPLAQRAVDRKKAALSRFTTQLEPRSCGVGPVLPAQEIAHHTRTFETVLR, encoded by the coding sequence TTGGAGACCGCTGACGCCGCGAGACTGGCCGCCGCCGCGGCGATCGACTCGCCGGGCACCGACGAGGCGGAGTGGCAGGCGGCGCGACTGCCGGACCATCTGCCCCACCTGGTGCTTCCGACAGGTCCGGTTGTCGTCGTGGCGGCTCACCCTGACGACGAGGTTCTGGGATTCGGCGGTGCCATGGCCACCCTTCTCGACGCCGCTGTGGCGGTCCACACGGTGTGCCTGAGCGACGGGGAAGCGTCCCACGGCCCCGCGTCGCCGTCGGCCCGGGAACAGTTGGCCGCCCGCCGCCGTGGCGAACTGGCCGCAGCGCTGGGCGAGCTCGGGGACCTGCCTGCCCCGGTGCATGCCGCTCTGCCCGATACGGGCCTCGATGAGTACGAGACCCGGGCGCAAGCCGTGATCGGCGAGGTGCTGGCCGCCGTCGGGGCTGCGGTGTGTGTGGCGCCGTGGGTGGGTGACCTGCACAGTGACCACGAGGCCGCCGGCCGAGCCGCCGAACGTGCCGGCCGCGACCGCTCCACGCCGGTGTGGTTCTACCCCGTGTGGATGTGGCACTGGGCTCGTCCCTGCGACCCCCGTGTGCCGTGGAACCGGGCCTGTGTTCTTCCTCTGGCCCAGAGGGCGGTCGACCGTAAGAAGGCAGCGCTGTCACGGTTCACCACCCAACTGGAGCCCCGCAGCTGCGGCGTCGGGCCGGTGTTGCCGGCGCAGGAGATCGCCCACCACACCCGCACCTTCGAGACGGTGCTGCGTTGA